taattgaattattttgtcattAAAAGTCTTCACTCCAAATAACAGTCTCATGTACTCAGAGAACCAACCAAAACAGACAATTAGGAAGAACAACACTTAACAAGCACGACACTTGCTAAGGCAGGAATTTATTTTAATCACTGGACCACAGTAGTACATCCATGCACAATTATCATAAAACTGAAGATACAACTCGGCTATTTACATAATTGTCAACTTTTAAGGCTGCTAAGTTGCAGCCATCCTTCCAAAAACCCATTTTAAAAGTAACTCATTCACATTGTTGCGAATGCTCTTTACTGGCCCCCATAAACACTCTCATCACTGTATGCTATGTAAAGAAAGAAGTCTTCCTCATGATGTTCCTGGTAAAGCTGACCCATTGTCGCACTTGTGGGTGGGATGACATTATTGACGAAAAAGAACAATGCATCCTCAGGTCTCAAGTGAATTCTTTTGCGAATAAGGAAGTAAAACTGTCCAACTGTTGAGAGACAAGCAAATACAGTAAGTTCATGACTAACAAAGTACAAATTATGAAGTGTGCGAGTGGCATACGCAGCTCTTTGCAAAGGAGGTGGGGGGATCCAGTCTCCTTGGAACAAAAGAGAAGTGCAAGTCATGTCTATGAAGTCCATTCAAGTACTGTAATACATGACGACCACGATTGTTTGTGCCTTtttatcatatcatcatatcatatatctttctttaccctcggattttagagtagcttggtgtagctaatatctccgagcatttaccctcccaaccatgatacaccacagaagacagaccacaacaccgggaactacatgccctactctttgcgacaagtgtatgggttcttttacgtcccacaggattatgaacattgaagggttgtgagacagggcctacggtttatcgtccttatccgagaagactagagagtctaaccatttgcagatgtaattacaaaggcagcactttctcctcagttatttaaagaccctgagtgttggtccggccggagttgaactcacgacctcccgcgtgacagcccggtgctcaatcaactgagccaccggtgcgcggtcaaaAACTTAATGATAACTTAATGATAAGCGCGGTCAAAAACTTAATGATAATTTTTGATAATTTTCTGAGACTACACATTAGTATTGCAAACTAAaccaggggtttcattaagttttaaagtagaagggaccttgtgataGTGtagtagggttagggttagtataagtacaaggaaaggttacgtttatacttgtaaacgttggccgtgtagcacttatattttaaacagagttaactgaatagagtgtaatgtgaagtgctagatttcaatcccatatgaaccacgtgagcgttagccctactgatggaaatgggcccacacaaggacagagaaaaactctgaccaggatgggaattgaacccacgaccttcgggttagatctccgccgctctaccgactgagctacaaggtcagacgggagcaggccgtgggaactgaagatgttaaagtcacggcaatgaacatgtacaagtacaaggaaaggttatgtttatacaaacgttggccgcgcacttatattttaaacagagttaatggtcagagtttttctctgtccttgtgtgggcccatttccatcagtagggctaacgctcacatggttgatatgggattgaaatctagcacttcacattacactctattcagttaactctgtttaaaatataagtgctacacggtcaacgtttgtataaacgtaacctttccttgtacttgtacatgttcattgccgtgactttaacatcttcagttcccacggcctgctcccgtctgaccttgtagctcagtcggtagagcggcggagatctaacccgaaggtcgtgggttcaattcctaccctggtcagagtttttctctgtccttttgtgggcccatttccatcagtagggctaacgctcacatggttcatatgggattgaaatctagcacttcacatcatactctattcagttaactctgtttaggGTTAGTATAGTATGGCTTTTGATTTAagcttctaataaaacccctgTTAACAGAATAGTATTCACTGAAATGAGTTTGTTTAAACATTACCAAAGCCAGaagcaatgaaaaggaaggaaactgGAGGAAAACAGGCcacatttgttatttttctttccttgtcgGTTGTTGAGCTTTGAACATCAAAAATATTACactacttttattattattattattattattattattattattattttaattactgtTTCATGTAACctgaaacaataataatattattgctcaaaatttggttgagatgtaatataaataaataaattttttcaTGGAAACTGAAATAATATTGTACTGATTTtcttaatgtacatgtaaatgaagtACATGTATTGAAAAGCATGACTCCTTTTTCTTGAACAAAATAGGGTCGTGAAACACCCGAGACTCAAAGAGCTGGAGATTCATAATGGAACACTTTTCAACTTCATTCAGTAATGGACTTTTCTAACATGGCATCCACATCTTTAAAAAATTggaaaatccttcaaaaatTACTGTATTGTAAAAAAATACACTGAAATGAATTATCTCTTTGAAAAAAAGGGATTAACCTGTCAAATCAGATGGGACAAGATATTTCTTCTTGTCCAAATCACCAATCCTAGCTTTTGGTGCTTTCTCCACGATAACCTAtcaaatgaaaaatatttatagtGTAAGTTAATAatttttcactttacagtgCTGCTGGTAGAAACGTTTACATGTACTACGGAATACTGTCAAACGCTATGTATGTCCTTGGCAACCTTGTAAATCCAATAAACTAAACCCTTATCCTGCACAATTTTCCACTTTCTGCCAACTTCATTTATTTTCACTAAGTGCCTGACAACATTGAGACATTTCTTCGCTCTTTGAAGCACCAAATAATCCCAGTTCCATTAGTAGCAGTCACAAAATCAGATACATCAACTCTCACTGTTCTACATCTTGCCACCGGTCCAAATAATTTGGGATCAAAACCCAGTTCCCTTTAGTTGAACTTTCAGCTGGTTAAGTGTCCTTCTTAGAACTTTTtcagaggaaaggaaaggaaaaggaaatgaactttatttaaaagtCTAGTTGATTTagagctggagcactaattggggacactgtaaagtgaaattaacaattaacacaacaagccaaatgttggtttttgaggagaggggaaaccagagtacccgagtacccggagaaaacctctcggtgcagagtagagaaccaacaaactcaacccacataatttATGACGCcaagtcgaggaatcgaacctgaaccacattggtgggaggcgactgctctcaccactgcgccatccctgcaccccaaggtGC
Above is a window of Montipora capricornis isolate CH-2021 chromosome 6, ASM3666992v2, whole genome shotgun sequence DNA encoding:
- the LOC138051116 gene encoding gamma-aminobutyric acid receptor-associated protein; the protein is MKWEYKEEHPFEKRRAEGEKIRKKYPDRVPVIVEKAPKARIGDLDKKKYLVPSDLTVGQFYFLIRKRIHLRPEDALFFFVNNVIPPTSATMGQLYQEHHEEDFFLYIAYSDESVYGGQ